AAGAAATAAAATAACTTTCCCTTTTGCAAGATTAAGAAGTCTTTTGTACTGGCTTGGTTTTAAGCAGGCGATCTTAAACTGCTCAAACCAGCTGATTTTCTCTGATTTGTCCATAAATGATTATTCTCCGTATACAATACTTTTCAGTAATTCGTCCTTCTCTTTTGTTCCTTTGATGATTTCTACTAATTTGGCTGCAAAATCAATCGCTGTTCCCATTCCACGACTTGTAATGATTTTTCCATCTACTACAACTTTATCTGTCTGGTAATCTGCGGATTTTAATTCTTCTTCCATCGCTGGATATGAAGTTGCCTTTCTTCCTTCTAGAAATCCGTATTTTTCAAATACTGTTGGTGCTGCACAGATGGCTGCAAGATACTTCTCGTTCTTATACGCCTTCTGAAGTAATTTTCCAAGTCCTTCATGATCTTTTAGATGAAGCGTTCCTGGCATTCCTCCTGGAAGTACATACATTGCTCCCTCCGCTTCTAATACTTCATGAAACATGATATCTGCTTCTACTTCAATACGATGTGCACCAATGATATTTCTGGAACTTCCGATAGAGACTGTAACTGTTGGAATCTCCGCACGTCGCAGCATATCAACTACAGTTAAACCTTCGATTTCTTCAAATCCATCTGCTAAAAATACAAAAACTTTTCCCATCATAATTCTTCTCCTTTATTCTTTCTATATTATAACATCGTTCTTCTTTTCTTCCTCTTCTTTATTATTACAATAACTTTAAAGAAAAAATGGTAAAAAGTCAACCCGTCTTAGCCTTACTGGTATTTCTTTTCTATTTTCAATTGACATTTTCGTTAAGAATCGGTAAAATAGATTTCGATAAATTATATGTATGTTTCCGTAGCTCAGCTGGATAGAGCGACCGCCTCCTAAGCGGTAGGCCGGGTGTTCGAATCACCTCGGGAACACTTCATGTGCCGGAGACTTATGCCTCGTTTCCGGCACTTTATGTTTATAAGGAGGAATCTCAATGAAAGGTTTATTTATTATCAACCCATCATCCGGTAAACAAAATATTGATTCTATGTTACGAGAGATCATGGCAACATTGATCCTTGATCAAATTTGTTCCCATGTTGATGTTTTTTACACAAAAGGCAAGGATGATGCGAAAAATCGTGCTGCCGAATTAAAACCAGGAGATTATGATTTTATTGTATCTGTTGGTGGTGACGGTACATTAAATGAAGTTACGAACGGTCTGATTTTAAGTGAAAGTAATATTCCTATGGCAATCATTTCCGCTGGAACAGTCAATGATTTTGCTACATATATGAAACTTCCTCAGACTGCGGATGGTTTCTGTCAGATGATCAAAGACTTCCAGACAAAGAAGGTTGATGTTGGACGTGTCAATAACGAATACTTCATCAATGTTCTGGCTGCAGGTATGTTAACAGATATCGCTTACAAAGTTCCAAAAGATAAGAAAGCCGTTCTTGGTAAGATGGCCTATTATCTGGAAGGTGTAAAAGAATTTCCAAAACAGCTTTCACAAAATATGACTTTAACATTTAACAGTAAGGAGTATTCTGGAACTGAAGATATCATGTTGTTCTTGGTCGCAAACTCAAAGAGTGTCGGAGGTTTTGCAGACGCGGCCCCTCTTGCATCTGTTTCTGACGGATATTTAGATGTTATGATCATCAAGAAAATGGCACTTCTTACAGAAGCACCAGATCTAATCTTTAAATTATTCCAGGGAGAACATCCAAAGCATCCTTCTATCGAATATTTCCAGACGAAGGAATTATCTGTTCTTCCAACAGAACAAACTGCCGGGATCGCCATCGATTATGATGGTGAAATATTAGAAGAAGGACTCCCAGTCGATATCTCTATCGTACCAGAAGCCCTTAATCTGATCATTTTACGTACAACTAATTAATCTGTACTAATAATTAATGAAGTTTCACAGAACCAATCTGTTTTCCATCATAACTTATGATATATTTATTATCTTTACATTTATATGTAAGTTTGGAAGCAGATTGGTTTTTTTCTAACATCACTGTCACGTCATTTAAATGTTTTAATGGAATCTTATATGGAGATAATTCATTTCCTGTTTTTAAGAAACCATATGTATCATCTTTCAGTACTGTATTCATTGTCTTAAATGGTGCGATTGTCTTATAATTGTTAAATCCATAATTTAACATCTTGATCGTATCTTCATATAACTCATATCCATGTGCACAAAGATCTACTACGATCAGTTCTTGATCTCCTCTCTTGGCAAATGTTACAAGAGTCCCTCCTGCTTTTGTTGTATATCCTGTTTTACCACCTTCAACACCATCATAGTTAAACATTGTTCGTTTCACCATCTTATGATGATTCCAAAGCTCTTTTCCATGTTTATCTTTGTTCGTTGGTGCAATATAATAATTAGGTTTGCATGCAACATAACGGAATGTTTCATTTTCAAGTGCTGCTTTTGAAATCTTTGCCATATCTCTTGCTGTTACATAATGATCATCATCATGCAATCCGTTGGTTGTTACAAAATGAGAACCTGTACATCCAAGTTCTTTTACTTTTTTATTCATCAGTTCTACGAATTTCTTTGTAGTTCCTGCTGTATGTTCTGCTGCTCCGTTACATGCCTCATTCGCAGATTCTAACATGATCGCATTCAGTACATCGATCAATGGAATCTTCTCTCCTGCCTTAATTCCGATATGTGTACTTCCTGGCTCAATGCTGTTAACTGCATAACTTGAAAATGTAACTTCATCATATAAATCTTTGTTATTCTCAATCGCAACCAATGTTGTTAGGATCTTTGTGATACTTGCTGGATAATGACGGTCATCTACCTTCTTTGCATACAAAATCTTTCCTGATTTCGCATCAATGACGATTCCTGATCTTCCATAGATCT
The sequence above is drawn from the Anaerostipes hadrus ATCC 29173 = JCM 17467 genome and encodes:
- a CDS encoding DJ-1 family glyoxalase III, whose translation is MGKVFVFLADGFEEIEGLTVVDMLRRAEIPTVTVSIGSSRNIIGAHRIEVEADIMFHEVLEAEGAMYVLPGGMPGTLHLKDHEGLGKLLQKAYKNEKYLAAICAAPTVFEKYGFLEGRKATSYPAMEEELKSADYQTDKVVVDGKIITSRGMGTAIDFAAKLVEIIKGTKEKDELLKSIVYGE
- a CDS encoding diacylglycerol/lipid kinase family protein, translated to MKGLFIINPSSGKQNIDSMLREIMATLILDQICSHVDVFYTKGKDDAKNRAAELKPGDYDFIVSVGGDGTLNEVTNGLILSESNIPMAIISAGTVNDFATYMKLPQTADGFCQMIKDFQTKKVDVGRVNNEYFINVLAAGMLTDIAYKVPKDKKAVLGKMAYYLEGVKEFPKQLSQNMTLTFNSKEYSGTEDIMLFLVANSKSVGGFADAAPLASVSDGYLDVMIIKKMALLTEAPDLIFKLFQGEHPKHPSIEYFQTKELSVLPTEQTAGIAIDYDGEILEEGLPVDISIVPEALNLIILRTTN
- a CDS encoding D-alanyl-D-alanine carboxypeptidase family protein, translating into MKKIIKKITVMAVMSLFAATQLQTPQVNVQAADGVATAEKTTAKQPKIYGRSGIVIDAKSGKILYAKKVDDRHYPASITKILTTLVAIENNKDLYDEVTFSSYAVNSIEPGSTHIGIKAGEKIPLIDVLNAIMLESANEACNGAAEHTAGTTKKFVELMNKKVKELGCTGSHFVTTNGLHDDDHYVTARDMAKISKAALENETFRYVACKPNYYIAPTNKDKHGKELWNHHKMVKRTMFNYDGVEGGKTGYTTKAGGTLVTFAKRGDQELIVVDLCAHGYELYEDTIKMLNYGFNNYKTIAPFKTMNTVLKDDTYGFLKTGNELSPYKIPLKHLNDVTVMLEKNQSASKLTYKCKDNKYIISYDGKQIGSVKLH